One window of the Carnobacterium maltaromaticum DSM 20342 genome contains the following:
- a CDS encoding excisionase family DNA-binding protein, which produces MYLTIEETAEYLNLPISDIERLIREKQIRTLSDGETLLIYKEQFNLFIKEMEKAKKELEDYLAEPIPEDIDIKDED; this is translated from the coding sequence ATGTATTTAACAATTGAAGAAACGGCTGAATATTTAAACTTACCTATCAGTGATATCGAGCGCTTGATTCGAGAAAAACAAATTCGAACCTTATCTGATGGTGAAACACTGTTAATTTATAAAGAACAATTTAACCTCTTTATTAAAGAAATGGAAAAAGCAAAAAAAGAGCTAGAAGATTATTTAGCTGAACCTATCCCAGAAGATATTGATATAAAAGATGAAGACTAA
- a CDS encoding glycerophosphodiester phosphodiesterase, which produces MKTKIIAHRGSKSTRPENTLTAFREALHVGSDGIELDVHLSSDGEVVVIHDETVDRTTNGTGLVSELTLQELKSLDAGSWFDPLYSKVTIPTLKEVLDMLVTEGFCGLLNIELKTDKIVYPEMSRKVYSLVQETAPAYDIVYSSFNYDTLIEMKKINDKNQVALLFKKVGRAQTRLNGEYSVEAWHVPVDWAKARLILGKPRLPLRVWTVNEKSSVQYFIRKKVAAIITDYPEIALMIRNHWDKGE; this is translated from the coding sequence ATGAAAACAAAAATAATTGCCCATCGAGGAAGTAAAAGTACAAGACCTGAAAATACACTAACTGCCTTTCGCGAAGCATTACATGTTGGAAGTGATGGAATTGAATTAGATGTTCATTTAAGTTCGGATGGTGAAGTCGTAGTCATTCACGATGAGACAGTTGATCGAACAACGAATGGCACTGGTTTAGTAAGCGAGTTGACCTTGCAAGAGTTAAAGTCGTTAGATGCTGGAAGCTGGTTTGATCCTTTATATTCTAAAGTGACTATTCCGACTTTAAAGGAAGTATTGGATATGTTAGTAACTGAGGGGTTTTGTGGGCTTCTGAATATTGAATTAAAGACAGATAAAATTGTTTATCCTGAGATGAGTCGAAAAGTATATAGCTTAGTTCAAGAAACAGCACCCGCCTATGATATTGTCTACTCTAGTTTTAATTATGATACATTAATTGAGATGAAAAAAATAAATGATAAGAATCAGGTGGCCTTACTATTTAAAAAAGTTGGTCGTGCCCAGACGCGTTTAAATGGGGAGTACTCTGTGGAAGCTTGGCATGTGCCGGTGGACTGGGCTAAGGCTAGACTTATACTTGGTAAACCGCGCTTGCCACTTCGAGTTTGGACAGTGAATGAAAAATCAAGTGTACAGTATTTTATTCGTAAAAAAGTAGCTGCAATTATTACAGATTATCCAGAGATAGCATTAATGATACGTAATCACTGGGATAAAGGAGAATAG
- the miaA gene encoding tRNA (adenosine(37)-N6)-dimethylallyltransferase MiaA, which produces MTDKTKIVIIVGPTAVGKTNLSISLAQAIDGEIISGDSMQIYRRLDIGTAKVTKDEQAGIPHHLIDCVDVTQGYSVSDFQKDARKAISAIEARGKVPIIVGGTGLYIEALLYDLSFGGTVEEADLAYRHLKESEAREKGNLALWSELQMNDPKAAENIHPNNVKRVIRALEVYHLTGKPFSSFQKEHTIKEPFYDAKIIGLTTDREVLYQRINERVLNMFEMGLLEEAHWLYQQNIPNSQAALGIGYKELTAYFNGKINLEEAQKQIQQNSRRYAKRQLTWFRNRWAVVEWWDLIKNPNQKATLIETIKTFLSNQK; this is translated from the coding sequence ATGACTGATAAAACAAAAATTGTGATTATTGTTGGACCAACTGCGGTTGGAAAAACGAATTTAAGCATCTCATTGGCACAGGCAATTGATGGTGAGATTATTAGTGGGGACTCTATGCAGATTTATCGCCGACTGGATATTGGAACTGCAAAAGTGACGAAAGACGAACAGGCAGGCATACCGCATCATTTAATTGACTGTGTAGATGTAACTCAAGGATATTCGGTTTCTGATTTTCAAAAAGATGCTCGAAAAGCGATTTCAGCTATCGAAGCTCGTGGAAAAGTGCCAATTATTGTAGGTGGAACAGGCTTGTATATTGAAGCACTGCTTTATGATTTGTCTTTTGGAGGAACAGTTGAAGAGGCTGATCTGGCCTATCGCCATTTAAAGGAATCAGAGGCACGAGAAAAAGGGAATCTCGCTTTATGGTCCGAATTACAAATGAATGACCCTAAAGCAGCAGAAAATATCCATCCTAATAATGTGAAACGAGTGATTCGAGCTTTAGAGGTCTATCATTTGACGGGTAAACCTTTTTCTAGCTTCCAGAAAGAGCATACAATAAAGGAACCCTTCTACGATGCTAAGATTATAGGATTAACAACAGATCGTGAGGTTCTTTATCAGCGAATAAATGAACGTGTTCTAAACATGTTCGAAATGGGTTTATTGGAAGAAGCGCATTGGCTTTATCAGCAAAATATTCCTAATTCTCAGGCGGCATTAGGGATTGGCTATAAAGAGTTAACGGCTTATTTTAACGGAAAAATAAATTTGGAAGAAGCTCAAAAACAAATACAACAAAATTCTAGGCGGTATGCAAAACGGCAATTGACATGGTTTCGCAATCGTTGGGCAGTTGTTGAATGGTGGGATTTAATTAAAAATCCAAATCAAAAAGCTACCTTAATTGAAACAATCAAGACATTTCTTAGTAATCAAAAATAA
- the hflX gene encoding GTPase HflX has protein sequence MNTKEARERVIIVGVQTTESDQAFVYSLKELAQLTETAKGEVVAELTQKRPRMDSKTYLGKGKLQELVRLAEETEADVIIFNHGLTPGQTRNIQAEIDLKVIDRVQLILDVFAMRAQSKEGKLQVGLAQLHYLLPRLAGQGKNLSKLGGGIGTRGPGETKLETDRRHIRDQITDIKRTLKETEAHRERSRERRNDGTTFQIGLMGYTNAGKSTLLNQLTHAETYEQNQLFATLDPLTRKLVLPTGMNVTLTDTVGFIQDLPTQLIDAFHSTLEETKNVDLLLHVVDAAAEDMLGHEKTVLELLKELKMDRIPMLTVYNKRDLITGSFLPDLFPSVLISARNDDDIAELYHKIMEIMKETLVPYQFEIAADQGGALVKLKKETLIISEEYNEEKNSYFVKGYAKEQSKWIGERELE, from the coding sequence ATGAATACCAAAGAAGCCCGTGAACGTGTGATTATAGTCGGAGTACAAACAACAGAATCAGATCAAGCCTTCGTTTATTCGTTAAAAGAATTGGCGCAGTTAACAGAAACTGCAAAAGGTGAGGTTGTTGCTGAATTAACGCAAAAACGCCCAAGAATGGATAGTAAAACATACTTAGGTAAAGGGAAGTTACAAGAATTAGTTCGGTTAGCTGAAGAAACTGAAGCGGATGTGATTATTTTTAACCACGGGTTAACTCCTGGTCAAACGCGCAATATTCAAGCAGAAATCGATCTTAAAGTGATTGACAGAGTTCAATTGATTTTAGATGTTTTTGCAATGCGGGCACAAAGTAAAGAGGGCAAGTTGCAAGTGGGATTAGCTCAATTGCACTATTTATTGCCACGTTTAGCTGGGCAAGGTAAAAATCTTTCTAAATTGGGGGGCGGAATTGGGACAAGAGGACCTGGTGAAACCAAATTGGAAACAGATCGGCGCCATATTCGGGACCAAATTACAGATATTAAACGTACCTTGAAAGAAACGGAGGCGCATCGTGAAAGAAGTCGTGAACGACGAAATGATGGAACAACCTTCCAGATTGGGTTAATGGGTTATACAAATGCTGGGAAATCAACATTACTAAATCAATTAACCCATGCAGAAACGTATGAACAAAATCAACTATTTGCAACGTTAGACCCGTTGACTCGTAAATTAGTTTTACCGACAGGAATGAATGTGACTTTAACGGATACAGTTGGTTTTATTCAAGATTTACCTACACAGCTTATCGATGCCTTCCATTCCACTTTAGAGGAAACTAAAAATGTTGATTTGTTACTCCATGTTGTAGATGCAGCGGCTGAAGATATGCTCGGGCATGAAAAAACGGTTTTAGAATTATTGAAAGAACTTAAGATGGATAGAATTCCTATGTTGACGGTCTATAACAAACGAGATTTGATTACGGGTTCATTTTTACCTGATTTATTTCCAAGTGTGCTGATATCTGCCCGTAATGACGACGATATTGCTGAATTGTATCATAAGATTATGGAAATTATGAAAGAGACGCTAGTACCTTATCAATTTGAAATAGCCGCAGATCAAGGTGGGGCGCTAGTTAAGTTGAAGAAAGAAACGCTAATTATTTCAGAAGAATATAACGAAGAGAAAAATAGTTATTTTGTAAAAGGGTATGCAAAAGAGCAATCAAAATGGATTGGAGAGCGAGAATTAGAATGA
- a CDS encoding aminotransferase class I/II-fold pyridoxal phosphate-dependent enzyme yields MSWKSPYTIELKQKIQEVEEKIKPLHDLVHQIALENQNKVLSSFRENQVSDQHFNPTTGYGYDDFGRDTLEKVYADVFKAEAGLVRPQIISGTHAISTALFGVLRPGDDLLYITGAPYDTLLEIVGETGNGIGSLKEYQIGYQHVDLLADGEVDFDAVKNCITPKTKMIAIQRSRGYASRPSFTIEKIEAMIQTVRQWAPEAVIFVDNCYGEFVEEREPIEVGADLIAGSLIKNPGGGLAKIGGYIVGREDLIEACGYRLTSPGIGREAGASLYSLQEMYQGFFLAPHVVGEAVKGAIYTAALLAECQIESTPKWDDPRTDLIQMISLNDPEKMVRFAQTIQKYSPINAHVMPIGAYMPGYEDDVIMAAGTFIQGASLELTADGPIRSPYTLYVQGGLTYEHVKLAVTAAVSELFF; encoded by the coding sequence ATGAGTTGGAAAAGTCCATACACAATAGAATTAAAACAAAAGATTCAAGAGGTTGAAGAAAAAATTAAACCTTTACATGATTTGGTTCATCAAATAGCCTTAGAGAATCAGAATAAGGTTTTAAGTAGTTTTAGAGAAAATCAGGTTTCTGATCAACATTTTAATCCGACAACCGGTTATGGGTATGATGATTTTGGCCGAGATACATTAGAAAAAGTCTATGCGGATGTATTTAAAGCGGAAGCGGGATTAGTGCGACCACAGATCATTTCTGGGACACATGCTATTTCTACAGCATTATTTGGTGTATTGCGTCCAGGAGATGACTTGTTATATATAACTGGAGCACCTTATGATACGCTTTTAGAGATTGTTGGGGAAACGGGAAATGGAATTGGTTCTTTAAAAGAGTACCAAATTGGGTACCAACATGTCGATCTATTAGCAGATGGTGAAGTCGATTTTGATGCTGTGAAAAATTGTATTACCCCGAAAACAAAAATGATTGCGATTCAACGTTCAAGAGGCTATGCAAGTCGTCCTTCCTTTACGATTGAAAAAATTGAAGCAATGATTCAGACTGTACGTCAATGGGCTCCAGAAGCTGTTATTTTTGTCGATAACTGCTATGGAGAGTTTGTTGAAGAAAGAGAGCCAATCGAAGTTGGGGCTGATCTAATAGCAGGTTCTCTAATTAAGAATCCAGGTGGCGGTTTAGCTAAAATTGGAGGCTATATTGTTGGGCGTGAAGATTTAATCGAAGCTTGTGGCTATCGTCTGACTTCACCAGGGATTGGTCGAGAAGCAGGAGCCTCTCTGTATAGTCTTCAGGAAATGTACCAAGGATTCTTTTTAGCGCCTCATGTAGTTGGTGAAGCTGTTAAGGGAGCTATCTATACGGCCGCTTTGTTAGCTGAATGCCAGATTGAAAGTACCCCTAAATGGGACGATCCAAGAACGGATCTCATTCAAATGATTTCATTAAATGATCCTGAGAAAATGGTTCGTTTTGCACAAACAATTCAAAAATATTCACCTATAAATGCTCATGTAATGCCAATTGGGGCTTATATGCCCGGGTATGAAGATGATGTTATTATGGCTGCTGGAACTTTTATTCAAGGCGCAAGCTTAGAATTGACTGCAGATGGCCCTATTCGTTCGCCTTATACACTCTATGTTCAAGGTGGTTTAACTTATGAACATGTTAAGTTAGCTGTTACGGCAGCTGTTTCAGAGTTGTTTTTTTAG
- a CDS encoding MerR family transcriptional regulator, which yields MKEKELRRSMSVFPIGTVMKLTDLTARQIRYYEEQDLIHPERNEGNRRMYSLNDIDVLLEIKDYLSDGINMAGIKRIYELKQQEKEKKRIEQKRVMTDDDVRRILHAEFLSVSGLNANGPHQSVDPKRMI from the coding sequence ATGAAAGAGAAAGAACTTCGTAGATCAATGTCGGTTTTTCCAATTGGTACAGTTATGAAATTAACAGATTTAACAGCAAGGCAAATTCGGTATTATGAAGAACAGGATCTAATTCACCCCGAGCGCAATGAAGGGAACAGAAGGATGTATTCTCTAAATGACATTGATGTTCTCTTAGAGATTAAAGATTACTTATCTGATGGAATCAATATGGCAGGGATTAAAAGAATTTATGAATTAAAACAACAAGAAAAAGAAAAGAAACGAATTGAGCAAAAAAGAGTAATGACAGATGACGATGTTCGTCGAATTTTACATGCTGAATTTTTATCTGTCAGTGGTCTTAATGCAAATGGTCCACATCAGTCTGTTGATCCTAAGCGAATGATTTAG
- the glnA gene encoding type I glutamate--ammonia ligase produces MPEFTKEEIKRIAKEEDVRFLRLMFTDIMGIIKNVEVPISQLEKVLSNKMMFDGSSIEGFVRIEESDMYLRPDLDSWLIFPWGTGKGKIARLICDIYNPGGTPFAGDPRNNLKRVLKEMEEFGFTEFNLGPEPEFFLFKLDENGEPTLELNDKGGYFDFAPTDLGENCRREIVLQLEEMGFEIEASHHEVAPGQHEIDWKYANAIDACDYIQTFKLVVKTVARQHGLHATFMPKPLFGVNGSGMHFNMSLFNKDGNAFYDEEGEMQLSETARQFMAGILKHARAYTAICNPTVNSYKRLVPGYEAPVYVAWSGRNRSPLVRVPESRGLSTRIELRSVDPTANPYLAMAVLLKSGLDGIKNQMKVPDPVDRNIYVMTEEERHERGINDLPSTLHNAIKYLRQDEVVKEALGSHIYNNFVEAKRIEWAAFRQQVSEWEREQYMELY; encoded by the coding sequence ATGCCAGAATTTACAAAAGAAGAAATTAAACGTATTGCTAAAGAAGAAGATGTTCGTTTTTTACGATTAATGTTTACTGATATTATGGGAATCATCAAAAATGTTGAGGTTCCGATTAGTCAATTAGAAAAAGTATTGAGCAATAAAATGATGTTTGACGGTTCTTCGATCGAAGGTTTTGTTCGGATTGAAGAAAGTGATATGTATTTACGTCCAGATTTAGATTCTTGGTTGATTTTTCCTTGGGGAACAGGAAAAGGAAAAATTGCTCGTTTAATTTGTGATATATATAATCCTGGCGGAACTCCTTTTGCTGGTGATCCACGAAATAACTTAAAACGTGTCCTTAAAGAAATGGAAGAATTTGGTTTTACTGAATTTAACTTAGGGCCTGAGCCTGAGTTTTTCTTATTCAAACTAGATGAAAATGGGGAACCTACTCTTGAGTTAAATGATAAAGGTGGCTACTTTGATTTTGCACCTACTGACTTAGGTGAAAATTGTCGTCGTGAAATTGTTTTGCAATTAGAAGAAATGGGATTTGAAATTGAAGCTAGCCATCATGAAGTAGCTCCAGGACAACACGAGATTGATTGGAAATATGCCAATGCGATTGATGCGTGTGATTATATTCAAACCTTCAAGTTAGTTGTGAAAACAGTTGCTCGTCAGCATGGTCTTCATGCTACGTTTATGCCAAAACCGTTATTTGGAGTAAATGGATCTGGCATGCATTTTAATATGTCTTTATTCAATAAAGATGGCAATGCTTTCTATGATGAAGAAGGAGAAATGCAATTAAGTGAAACTGCTCGTCAGTTTATGGCTGGAATTTTAAAACACGCTAGAGCCTATACAGCAATTTGTAACCCGACAGTCAATTCTTATAAGCGTTTGGTTCCTGGTTATGAAGCGCCCGTTTATGTTGCTTGGAGTGGACGTAATCGTTCTCCATTAGTCCGTGTTCCTGAATCCCGTGGATTATCAACGCGAATCGAACTTAGAAGTGTAGATCCAACAGCTAATCCGTACTTGGCAATGGCAGTCCTTTTAAAATCTGGACTAGATGGTATTAAAAATCAAATGAAAGTTCCGGATCCAGTTGATCGTAATATTTACGTGATGACTGAAGAGGAGCGCCATGAACGAGGTATTAATGATTTACCTTCAACATTACACAATGCAATTAAGTATTTGCGTCAGGATGAAGTTGTAAAAGAAGCTTTGGGTTCTCATATTTACAATAACTTTGTTGAAGCAAAACGAATTGAGTGGGCGGCGTTCCGTCAACAAGTTTCTGAATGGGAACGCGAGCAATACATGGAACTTTATTAA
- a CDS encoding helix-turn-helix domain-containing protein → MENIGGKIKALRIQKEMRQKEFAKGICSNVTLSNIENNKQNPSMEILIKICDKLEIALQDLYGEPIDTEEVKNLTANFDQLQWLCGNHRHREAYILLMEEIAEEQLITICFQKKYYYFLGLTQVIHLEKPDEAIFNFSRTLNTENEAKTETIEDVLALNGLGIAYTFKGEMDKAEFYFMKSLEHMKKFETEVLSEQKEMGKIAFNTAKHYSDKKEYKKAVDLCLEALSILINLDSRYHLSALYFLLGYNLFELGDRVNSSKNYFIAKALAYVDNNQHVLDAVDEELEKHKIVFDALI, encoded by the coding sequence ATGGAAAATATCGGGGGGAAAATCAAAGCGTTACGTATTCAAAAAGAAATGCGACAAAAAGAGTTTGCTAAAGGAATTTGTTCAAATGTAACATTAAGTAATATTGAAAATAATAAACAAAATCCATCAATGGAAATTCTAATAAAAATTTGTGATAAATTAGAAATTGCTTTACAAGATTTATATGGTGAACCTATTGATACAGAAGAAGTTAAGAATTTAACGGCTAATTTCGATCAATTGCAATGGCTATGTGGCAATCATAGACATCGGGAGGCATACATTTTGCTGATGGAGGAGATTGCAGAAGAACAGTTGATTACTATTTGTTTCCAAAAAAAATATTACTATTTTTTAGGTTTAACTCAAGTTATTCATTTGGAGAAACCTGATGAAGCGATATTTAATTTTAGTCGTACATTAAATACTGAGAATGAAGCTAAAACGGAAACAATTGAAGATGTACTAGCATTAAATGGGTTGGGTATTGCTTATACTTTTAAAGGGGAAATGGATAAAGCTGAATTTTACTTTATGAAATCATTGGAGCATATGAAAAAATTTGAGACAGAGGTTTTATCTGAGCAAAAAGAGATGGGGAAAATTGCTTTTAATACAGCTAAACATTACTCAGATAAAAAGGAGTATAAAAAAGCTGTTGATTTGTGTTTAGAGGCATTATCGATTTTAATTAATTTAGACTCGCGTTACCATTTGAGTGCCTTGTATTTTTTGCTGGGGTATAATTTGTTTGAGCTTGGTGATAGGGTAAATAGTTCAAAAAATTATTTTATTGCCAAGGCTTTAGCGTATGTGGACAATAATCAACACGTACTTGATGCAGTGGATGAAGAATTGGAAAAGCACAAAATCGTTTTCGATGCACTTATATAG
- a CDS encoding endonuclease MutS2 — MNLTTIEKIQFNQVKEQIERHCVSSLGKKRFKKLQLNAKPVVVTTRYNETEEARALLDAKLTMPFMGLSSIDVFMEQLEKGLLLEASSLIDVADFLRSGRMIRRFMEKYESLAPTLTMYARSISEFTEIEDEIYFSIKNGQVADEASKELRRIRRLIAEKESKIEERLSKFLKNKDNQKQIQEFFVSKKNERFTIPIKAAYKNQVAGTIIETSSKGTTVFIEPTAVTKLNDELAILKVEESTEIYQILATLSGLILENLVPIQLNLETIAEYDMIFARGKYSRLIQGVTPKLNQRGYIHLVNAVHPLIEANAVPLNFTVGEDYRGLIITGPNAGGKTVVLKTVGLLALMTLLGIQLPADEGTEMGLFEGIFVDIGDSQSLENALSTFSSHIQNIADIMQVAPRNSLVLFDEIGSGTEPNEGAALAIAILEEFYQRGNIVVATTHYGEIKRYSEIHPDFINAAMAFDQATLTPLYQLLMGESGESNALWIAKKMNLKEHVIQQAQRYMEDKDYSLTKASIPKNKTMIDSQTERAESVSLLKKGDRVLLLDYNENGLVFEDNPLRETVTVFYRNDYHEVVPKRLKLEVLATDLYPPDYDLSTLFTSYTERKLDHDINRGSKKALKKIHREIKQQDR, encoded by the coding sequence ATGAATTTAACAACAATTGAAAAAATTCAATTTAACCAAGTGAAAGAACAAATAGAACGACATTGTGTCAGTTCATTAGGAAAGAAACGCTTTAAAAAATTACAGCTTAATGCTAAACCAGTGGTTGTTACAACTAGATATAACGAAACTGAAGAAGCGCGGGCGTTATTAGATGCTAAGTTGACGATGCCATTTATGGGACTATCAAGCATTGATGTTTTTATGGAGCAGTTAGAAAAGGGTTTGCTCTTAGAGGCTAGTAGTCTAATTGACGTAGCTGATTTCTTACGCAGTGGTCGCATGATTCGACGCTTTATGGAAAAATATGAATCATTAGCCCCGACATTAACAATGTACGCAAGATCTATCTCTGAGTTCACTGAAATTGAAGATGAAATCTATTTTTCGATTAAAAATGGGCAAGTAGCTGATGAAGCTAGTAAAGAGTTAAGACGCATTCGGAGGTTAATTGCTGAGAAGGAAAGTAAAATAGAGGAGCGTTTAAGTAAATTTCTTAAAAATAAAGACAACCAAAAACAAATTCAAGAATTTTTTGTAAGCAAGAAAAATGAACGATTTACAATTCCAATAAAGGCTGCTTATAAAAATCAAGTTGCTGGCACAATTATTGAAACTTCTTCGAAAGGTACAACTGTCTTTATTGAGCCAACTGCAGTTACCAAATTAAATGATGAATTGGCAATTCTAAAGGTTGAAGAAAGTACGGAAATTTATCAAATACTTGCAACACTATCTGGTTTAATTTTGGAAAATTTAGTTCCTATTCAATTAAATTTAGAGACCATCGCAGAATATGATATGATTTTTGCTCGTGGGAAATATAGTCGGCTAATTCAAGGTGTGACACCTAAATTAAATCAAAGAGGTTACATTCATTTAGTGAATGCGGTACACCCTTTAATAGAAGCAAACGCTGTGCCGTTAAATTTTACAGTTGGTGAAGACTATCGTGGATTAATTATTACCGGGCCCAATGCAGGAGGTAAAACGGTTGTGTTAAAGACCGTTGGTTTGTTAGCTTTAATGACTTTGTTAGGTATTCAATTACCAGCTGATGAAGGAACAGAGATGGGTTTATTTGAAGGTATATTTGTTGATATTGGAGATAGTCAAAGTTTAGAAAATGCTTTAAGTACCTTTTCTTCACATATTCAAAATATAGCCGATATTATGCAAGTAGCACCCCGAAATAGTTTAGTTCTATTTGATGAAATCGGTAGTGGTACTGAACCCAATGAAGGGGCAGCTTTAGCGATAGCTATATTAGAGGAGTTTTATCAGCGCGGAAATATCGTCGTGGCAACCACTCATTATGGCGAAATTAAGCGTTACTCAGAAATACATCCAGATTTTATTAATGCTGCAATGGCATTCGATCAAGCGACCTTAACACCATTGTATCAATTATTAATGGGGGAATCAGGTGAAAGTAATGCCTTGTGGATTGCTAAAAAAATGAATTTAAAAGAGCATGTCATTCAACAAGCACAACGATATATGGAGGATAAAGATTACTCTTTAACAAAAGCTTCAATTCCAAAAAATAAAACGATGATCGATAGTCAAACAGAGAGAGCAGAAAGTGTCTCATTATTAAAAAAAGGCGATCGTGTCTTGCTTTTAGACTATAATGAGAATGGTTTAGTTTTTGAAGATAATCCATTGCGGGAAACGGTGACTGTTTTTTATAGAAATGACTATCATGAAGTAGTTCCTAAGCGGTTGAAATTAGAAGTTTTAGCTACTGATTTGTATCCGCCTGATTATGATTTATCTACCTTATTTACGAGCTATACAGAGCGTAAGCTAGATCATGACATCAATAGGGGATCTAAAAAAGCGTTGAAAAAAATTCATCGTGAGATAAAACAACAGGATAGGTAA
- a CDS encoding ABC transporter ATP-binding protein — MTAKLILEDVSKYYQDGSEQIEVLKNLSLSVAEGEFVAIVGPSGAGKSTFLSIAGALLSPSSGNIQIGGTSLNSLSQKKWTQLRLEKIGFIFQSGNLIPYLNVLDQLLLIPELNGTKKQNRQKALDLLEDLGLSHRLTQYPEKLSGGERQRVAIARALMNEPDIILADEPTASLDSERGYQVVKMIAAEVHKKNKAAVMVTHDERVLDLVDRVLRIEDGRLYTV, encoded by the coding sequence ATGACAGCTAAACTTATTTTAGAAGATGTATCAAAATATTATCAAGACGGCTCTGAACAAATCGAAGTCCTTAAAAATCTTTCCTTAAGCGTGGCAGAAGGAGAATTCGTTGCGATAGTTGGACCAAGTGGTGCTGGTAAAAGTACATTCCTATCAATTGCTGGCGCCTTACTTTCCCCTTCTTCTGGAAATATCCAGATTGGAGGAACGAGCCTAAACTCTTTATCTCAAAAAAAATGGACACAATTGCGCTTAGAAAAAATTGGCTTTATTTTCCAGAGTGGCAATTTAATTCCTTATTTAAATGTCCTAGATCAACTCTTATTGATTCCAGAACTAAATGGTACAAAAAAACAGAATCGCCAAAAAGCATTGGACTTATTGGAAGATTTGGGATTGTCTCATCGCTTAACCCAATATCCTGAAAAATTATCAGGTGGGGAGCGACAACGAGTTGCGATTGCTCGAGCATTAATGAATGAACCTGATATTATTTTAGCAGACGAACCAACAGCGAGCCTTGATTCTGAGCGCGGCTATCAAGTTGTAAAAATGATTGCTGCTGAAGTCCATAAAAAGAATAAAGCTGCTGTCATGGTTACTCATGATGAACGTGTCTTAGATCTAGTTGACCGTGTCTTACGAATTGAAGATGGTCGGTTATATACAGTTTAA